In Actinomycetota bacterium, the DNA window GACCCGGTCCTGCCCCAGCTGCTCGAACTCCATCCAGGCCATGGTGCCGGTGGCGTCCTGGAGCAGGACCTGGTCGATGCGATAGGCGATGGCCTCTCCGGGCTCCATCCTGCCGGACACCAGATGCTCCTCGACGACCTTCTGAAGGACGTTCTGCGCCATCTCGCCACCTTTCGACAGCCCGCGGGTCCAGCTTATCCTCGGCTCCCGGCTGGTGGACTTCCCATCCCGCCCCCGCGACAATCACGAGTCCGAACGCGGCTCACCCCAACCCATGCTCCTCATCGCCGGCGTCCTCGTGATCGGTCTCGTCCTCGGCTACCTGGCCGGTGGGCGGCTCCGGAACTTCGAACACCTCCGCCTGCGCTGGTGGGCGCTGGCGCCTCTCGGGTTCCTCATGCAGCTCGTCCCGCTGCCGCTCCAGGGGCACCTCGAGCGGCAGGTCTCGGTGGGGCTCCTCATCGCGTCGTATCCGGTGCTGCTCGCGTTCGTCGCCCGCAACATCCGTCTGCCGGGCCTGCCCCTGCTGTTCATCGGCCTGGCCATGAACCTGCTGGTGATCTCGGTGAACGACGGGATGCCGGTGACGCGCCACGCGCTGGAGG includes these proteins:
- a CDS encoding DUF5317 domain-containing protein, with the protein product MDFPSRPRDNHESERGSPQPMLLIAGVLVIGLVLGYLAGGRLRNFEHLRLRWWALAPLGFLMQLVPLPLQGHLERQVSVGLLIASYPVLLAFVARNIRLPGLPLLFIGLAMNLLVISVNDGMPVTRHALEASGQGNLLQDLIHNGGAKHHLAGSGDVLLPLGDVIPIGKPIRQVVSAGDLVVYAGMIWLIVAVMRRRPRETAPAPPPARSGRSAGSPPGPAPRPGGTWPGTEP